The following proteins are encoded in a genomic region of Sphingopyxis sp. YF1:
- a CDS encoding GAF domain-containing protein, which produces MSFVFAPSATAADALWAETADAAEALVAGEPDGIANMANVAALIWQAIPDLNWAGFYRFDGTELVLGPFQGKAACIRIPLDKGVCGAAARLRATQRVEDVHAFPGHIACDAASRSELVVPVIANDRLVGVLDLDSPSPARFTADDQAGAEALVARIAAALAP; this is translated from the coding sequence ATGTCCTTCGTCTTTGCTCCATCCGCCACCGCCGCCGACGCGCTGTGGGCCGAAACCGCCGACGCCGCCGAGGCGCTCGTCGCGGGCGAGCCCGACGGTATCGCCAACATGGCCAATGTCGCCGCGCTGATCTGGCAGGCGATCCCCGATTTGAACTGGGCGGGCTTTTACCGTTTCGACGGCACCGAACTCGTCCTCGGCCCCTTTCAGGGCAAGGCGGCGTGCATTCGCATTCCGCTCGACAAGGGCGTGTGCGGCGCCGCCGCACGGCTGCGCGCGACCCAGCGGGTCGAGGACGTCCACGCCTTTCCCGGTCACATCGCCTGCGACGCAGCGAGCCGCAGCGAACTCGTCGTACCGGTGATCGCGAACGACCGGCTGGTCGGCGTGCTCGATCTCGACAGCCCGTCGCCCGCGCGTTTCACCGCCGACGACCAAGCGGGCGCCGAAGCGCTCGTCGCGCGCATCGCCGCCGCGCTCGCCCCCTGA
- a CDS encoding glycine zipper 2TM domain-containing protein — MRTVFLLGVAAGSLLLTGHARAEAPRLDYGAPAAPDARVYTGYPDRVPSEVDYRRVEGTYDAQGRWTGTWDGTYETPDGRRYDGRYEGTVEGAGTSYAPPPPYDPYYDGGDRGGYDARYDHDADMARRCGRGDTVGGAVVGGVVGGIAGNRIAGRGNRTEGTVIGGALGAIAGGAIGSEADRKRCESWWASRGTHYQQGGYYQGGGYPPPPPYYGGHGGTTVYQQGGYGYYGYGAPYGYYTPGVVVTTVITNGAPVVTERVETSTRTYYETVPVKKKRYVAKKKWKPKPKPRCVC, encoded by the coding sequence ATGCGCACCGTTTTTCTGCTGGGCGTCGCCGCCGGATCGCTGCTGCTGACGGGCCATGCCCGGGCAGAGGCACCGCGTCTCGACTATGGCGCGCCCGCCGCGCCCGATGCGCGCGTCTATACCGGCTATCCCGACCGCGTGCCGAGCGAGGTCGACTATCGCCGCGTCGAGGGCACGTACGACGCGCAGGGCCGCTGGACGGGCACCTGGGACGGCACCTACGAAACCCCCGACGGCCGCCGCTATGATGGCCGTTACGAAGGCACGGTCGAAGGCGCGGGCACCAGTTATGCGCCGCCGCCGCCCTATGATCCATACTATGACGGCGGCGACCGCGGCGGATACGACGCCCGTTACGATCACGACGCCGACATGGCGCGCCGCTGTGGCCGGGGGGACACAGTCGGCGGGGCGGTTGTCGGTGGCGTCGTGGGGGGCATCGCCGGCAACCGCATCGCCGGGCGCGGCAACCGCACCGAAGGCACGGTCATCGGCGGCGCGCTGGGCGCGATCGCCGGCGGCGCGATCGGCAGCGAAGCCGACCGCAAGCGCTGCGAAAGCTGGTGGGCCAGCCGCGGCACCCACTATCAGCAGGGCGGCTATTATCAGGGTGGCGGTTATCCGCCCCCGCCGCCCTATTATGGGGGCCATGGCGGCACGACCGTCTATCAGCAGGGCGGATACGGCTATTATGGCTATGGCGCCCCCTATGGATATTATACGCCCGGCGTTGTCGTGACGACGGTGATCACCAACGGTGCACCGGTGGTGACCGAGCGGGTCGAGACCTCGACGCGCACCTATTACGAGACGGTGCCGGTGAAGAAGAAGCGCTACGTCGCCAAAAAGAAGTGGAAGCCGAAACCCAAGCCGCGCTGCGTCTGCTGA
- the ald gene encoding alanine dehydrogenase: protein MLIGTPKEIKNHEYRVGLTPESARELVVHGHRVLVETGAGEGIGAHDRFYVEAGAEIVATAAEIYAACDMVVKVKEPQPGERAMLRPGQILYTYLHLAPDPDQTRDLMASGAVCIAYETVTSPHGGLPLLKPMSQVAGRMSIQAGATALEKAHGGRGVLLGGVPGVAPGKVCVIGGGVVGFNAAQMAAGVGADVTILDRDPEVLERVGTFFEARAKTRFSNRANLAECVAEADLVIGAVLIPGAEAPKLVTREMLGTMRPGSVLVDVAIDQGGCFETSHATTHADPTYLVDGIVHYAVANMPGAVARTSTYALNNVTLPHALRIADLGWKEALKRDVHLAQGLNVWNGKVTFEAVAEAVGTDYVPVEQALA from the coding sequence ATGCTCATCGGTACCCCCAAGGAAATCAAGAACCACGAATATCGTGTCGGCCTGACCCCCGAAAGCGCGCGCGAACTGGTCGTCCACGGCCACCGCGTGCTGGTCGAGACCGGTGCGGGCGAGGGCATCGGCGCGCACGACCGCTTCTATGTCGAGGCGGGGGCCGAGATCGTCGCCACTGCTGCGGAAATCTATGCCGCCTGCGACATGGTGGTGAAGGTGAAGGAACCGCAGCCCGGCGAGCGCGCCATGCTGCGCCCCGGACAGATTCTCTATACCTATCTCCACCTTGCACCCGACCCCGACCAGACGCGCGACCTGATGGCATCGGGGGCGGTGTGTATCGCCTATGAAACCGTCACCAGCCCGCATGGCGGGTTACCGCTCTTGAAGCCGATGAGCCAGGTCGCGGGGCGCATGTCGATCCAGGCCGGCGCGACCGCGCTCGAAAAGGCGCATGGCGGGCGCGGCGTGCTGCTCGGCGGCGTGCCGGGCGTCGCGCCGGGCAAGGTGTGCGTGATCGGCGGCGGCGTCGTCGGTTTCAACGCGGCGCAGATGGCGGCGGGGGTCGGCGCCGACGTCACCATCCTCGACCGCGATCCCGAGGTGCTCGAACGCGTCGGCACCTTTTTCGAGGCGCGCGCCAAGACGCGCTTCTCGAACCGCGCGAACCTTGCCGAATGCGTCGCCGAGGCGGACCTCGTCATCGGTGCGGTGCTGATCCCCGGTGCCGAGGCGCCGAAGCTCGTGACGCGCGAGATGCTCGGAACGATGCGTCCGGGCTCGGTGCTCGTCGACGTCGCGATCGATCAGGGCGGCTGCTTCGAGACGAGCCACGCGACAACCCACGCCGATCCGACCTATCTGGTCGACGGCATCGTCCATTATGCGGTCGCGAACATGCCGGGCGCGGTCGCGCGTACCAGCACCTATGCGCTCAACAATGTTACGCTGCCGCACGCGCTGCGCATCGCCGACCTCGGCTGGAAAGAGGCTTTGAAACGCGACGTGCATCTTGCGCAGGGCTTGAACGTTTGGAATGGAAAGGTGACGTTCGAGGCCGTAGCCGAAGCGGTCGGAACCGATTATGTGCCTGTGGAACAGGCACTCGCCTGA